In the Deinococcus ficus genome, one interval contains:
- a CDS encoding SPOR domain-containing protein: MTTTKTTPKKPPAPRGRAAGRRWPDLMIGALVLLLLGGFGTLLLRKEPAPAAVVAQTPPTIPSAPGSDLSTPDAEAAAPVQPVPEAPESEAPAAAEPEPAPAPAPEAAAPASTPVTETPAPTPAPAEAPAPAATQPTTTITPPVSVTPPAAEVPSAETLPETPAPAEPAVPSVPPRAGGAVATSESRVPLRSDYRISLGSFPSEAAVRSRTAAVAGLGYTVYPINVGSGFVAQVGPFADETAAREALTDIQRALPGALVYPPRGVSATQGSAAPSPATPAAPATETTTPAPAPAATADTPTYLQVGAFDRVESAQALVQQLRDLGYDPNVNAPEGRKVTVSVGPYTGDALTRTESRLTENGLDHFRVR, translated from the coding sequence ATGACAACCACCAAAACCACCCCCAAGAAACCCCCCGCCCCCCGTGGCCGCGCCGCCGGCCGCCGCTGGCCCGACCTGATGATCGGCGCGCTGGTCCTGCTGCTGCTCGGCGGCTTCGGCACCCTTCTCCTGCGCAAGGAGCCTGCGCCCGCCGCCGTGGTCGCGCAGACACCGCCCACCATCCCCAGCGCGCCCGGCTCCGACCTGAGCACCCCGGACGCCGAGGCTGCTGCCCCCGTCCAGCCGGTCCCCGAAGCGCCGGAAAGCGAGGCTCCGGCCGCGGCTGAACCGGAGCCGGCCCCGGCCCCCGCTCCCGAAGCGGCCGCGCCGGCCAGCACACCCGTGACCGAAACGCCCGCTCCCACACCGGCACCCGCCGAGGCGCCTGCCCCGGCCGCAACGCAGCCCACCACCACCATCACCCCTCCGGTGAGCGTGACGCCCCCCGCGGCCGAGGTGCCCAGCGCCGAGACCCTGCCTGAAACGCCGGCCCCCGCCGAACCGGCCGTGCCCAGCGTGCCCCCGCGCGCGGGCGGCGCCGTGGCGACCAGCGAGAGCCGCGTGCCGCTGCGCAGCGACTACCGCATCAGCCTGGGCAGCTTCCCCAGCGAGGCCGCCGTCCGCTCCCGCACCGCCGCCGTCGCCGGGCTCGGGTACACCGTCTACCCCATCAACGTCGGCAGCGGCTTCGTGGCGCAGGTCGGTCCCTTCGCCGACGAGACCGCCGCCCGCGAGGCCCTCACGGACATCCAGCGGGCCCTGCCCGGCGCGCTCGTGTACCCGCCCCGCGGTGTCAGCGCCACCCAGGGCAGCGCCGCGCCCAGCCCGGCCACGCCGGCCGCCCCCGCCACCGAGACCACCACGCCCGCCCCGGCTCCGGCCGCCACCGCCGACACGCCCACCTACCTGCAGGTCGGGGCCTTCGACCGGGTGGAAAGCGCCCAGGCCCTCGTGCAGCAGCTGCGTGACCTCGGCTACGACCCGAACGTGAACGCCCCTGAAGGCCGCAAGGTCACCGTGTCTGTCGGCCCCTACACCGGCGACGCCCTGACCCGCACCGAATCGCGCCTCACCGAGAACGGCCTGGACCACTTCCGAGTGCGCTGA
- a CDS encoding redox-sensing transcriptional repressor Rex yields the protein MSDVPTAAISRLVTYLRILEGLERDAEGKPPTDPAHWVKSGALAAHAGVTAFQVRKDLNYFGRLGTRGTGYNVHVLRRELLRVLGLNQTWNVVIVGLGRLGQAITNYPGATDYQFQYVGLFDTNPALIGTRFHHLTVQHTDELAAFVQEQQVDMGFLAVPPEHAQEAAQALASAGVKGILNFAPVVIQPRTLERNGIHELSEEWRGVIVENVDFLAGMKRLTFYIRNPPLKDATTPEDTE from the coding sequence ATGTCCGACGTGCCCACCGCCGCCATCAGCCGCCTCGTCACCTACCTCCGCATCCTCGAAGGCCTGGAGCGCGACGCTGAAGGCAAACCCCCCACCGACCCCGCCCACTGGGTCAAGAGCGGCGCGCTCGCCGCGCACGCCGGCGTCACCGCCTTCCAGGTGCGCAAGGACCTGAACTACTTCGGACGGCTCGGCACGCGCGGCACCGGGTACAACGTGCACGTCCTGCGCCGCGAACTCCTGCGCGTCCTCGGCCTGAACCAGACCTGGAACGTCGTGATCGTCGGCCTCGGACGGCTCGGGCAGGCCATCACCAACTACCCCGGCGCCACCGACTACCAGTTCCAGTACGTGGGCCTCTTCGACACCAACCCCGCCCTGATCGGCACCCGCTTCCATCACCTCACCGTGCAGCACACCGACGAACTCGCCGCGTTCGTGCAGGAGCAGCAGGTGGACATGGGCTTTCTCGCCGTTCCCCCGGAACACGCCCAGGAGGCCGCTCAGGCGCTTGCAAGCGCCGGGGTGAAAGGCATCCTGAATTTTGCCCCCGTCGTCATTCAACCCAGAACATTAGAACGTAACGGAATACATGAACTTTCTGAAGAATGGCGTGGTGTAATCGTGGAGAATGTCGACTTCCTCGCCGGAATGAAACGTCTCACCTTTTACATCCGCAACCCCCCCCTGAAGGACGCCACCACCCCGGAGGACACCGAATGA